A single region of the Pseudorhodoplanes sp. genome encodes:
- a CDS encoding thioredoxin domain-containing protein: MSRPARLSFIAALLLLVPTAGSAQNLKFDFKIAGPDGSPVANHRISAGQADAVTKLPGIVVVGNPKGDVTLAEFYDLNCPYCRRASDDVDALIKGDKNLRVILVPFPVLGVASIQAGRVELAVRKLSDPKTFYAFHRKVYEGRGVIDGDRALAVANELKIDQKKLLAVANDDSVTEIMKAHVRLGNALNLAATPSYVIKDVAIVGHPGGQGLSAVIAAVRKCGQVVC, from the coding sequence ATGTCCCGCCCGGCACGCCTTTCCTTCATCGCCGCTCTGCTGCTGCTCGTTCCCACGGCCGGCAGCGCGCAAAATCTCAAATTCGATTTCAAGATCGCCGGTCCGGACGGATCGCCGGTCGCCAATCATCGCATTTCTGCCGGGCAGGCCGACGCGGTGACGAAGCTGCCGGGCATTGTCGTGGTCGGCAACCCCAAGGGCGACGTGACGCTCGCGGAATTCTACGACCTCAACTGCCCCTATTGCCGCAGGGCATCGGACGATGTCGACGCGCTGATCAAAGGCGACAAAAACCTGAGAGTGATCCTTGTGCCGTTTCCGGTGCTCGGCGTCGCGTCGATCCAGGCGGGGCGTGTGGAGCTTGCGGTCCGCAAGCTGTCTGATCCAAAGACATTCTATGCTTTCCACCGCAAGGTTTATGAGGGCCGCGGAGTTATCGACGGCGACCGCGCTCTCGCCGTCGCAAACGAACTGAAGATCGACCAGAAGAAACTACTCGCGGTGGCGAACGATGATTCCGTTACCGAGATCATGAAGGCGCATGTACGGCTCGGCAACGCGCTCAATCTTGCAGCCACGCCGTCCTATGTCATCAAGGACGTGGCAATCGTCGGCCATCCAGGCGGACAGGGTCTGAGCGCTGTTATTGCTGCTGTCCGCAAATGCGGACAGGTGGTGTGCTGA
- a CDS encoding NlpC/P60 family protein, which translates to MTSFDPRLTPARPDLADAKLRGRVQAERFVEGQAMEVLDAQAPLRREPRPDAPLDTEALKGERVTVYETTDEGWSWGQLQNDGYVGWLPANALGKPRRQPQHKISALRTFAFPGPDIKLPPLYSLPFGAQLDVLRFEATFAVTPDGFIPARHVAPLNQADVDFVSVAERFLETPYLWGGKTSYGIDCSGLVQISLTACGIVCPRDSDMQEHAVGVSQSINLADLKRGDLVFWKRHVAIARDATTLIHANAHHMAVAIEPVAEAVARIRASGSEITSLKRLG; encoded by the coding sequence ATGACGTCCTTCGACCCACGCCTGACCCCGGCCCGCCCCGATCTTGCGGACGCAAAGCTCCGCGGCCGGGTGCAAGCCGAGCGGTTTGTCGAAGGTCAAGCGATGGAGGTGCTCGACGCGCAGGCGCCTTTGCGGCGCGAGCCGCGCCCGGACGCGCCCCTCGATACCGAAGCGCTGAAGGGCGAGCGGGTTACTGTTTATGAAACGACCGACGAAGGCTGGAGCTGGGGCCAGCTGCAGAACGACGGCTATGTCGGCTGGCTCCCGGCCAACGCGCTTGGCAAGCCGCGCCGTCAGCCTCAACACAAGATTTCTGCATTGCGGACATTTGCCTTTCCGGGTCCGGACATCAAACTGCCGCCGCTCTATTCGCTGCCCTTCGGGGCGCAGCTCGATGTCTTGCGATTTGAAGCGACATTTGCGGTGACGCCTGACGGATTCATTCCGGCGCGTCATGTTGCGCCGCTGAATCAAGCAGACGTCGATTTCGTCAGCGTGGCAGAACGCTTTCTGGAAACGCCCTATCTGTGGGGCGGAAAGACATCCTACGGAATCGACTGTTCCGGGCTCGTGCAAATCTCGCTGACGGCCTGCGGCATTGTGTGTCCGCGTGACAGCGACATGCAGGAACATGCAGTGGGCGTTTCGCAATCAATCAATCTTGCTGATCTCAAGCGCGGCGATCTGGTTTTCTGGAAGCGGCATGTCGCCATCGCACGCGACGCCACGACCCTCATTCATGCCAATGCGCATCACATGGCGGTGGCGATCGAGCCTGTGGCGGAAGCTGTTGCGCGCATTCGTGCAAGCGGCTCCGAGATCACCAGCCTCAAGCGGCTTGGTTAA
- a CDS encoding leucyl aminopeptidase family protein — translation MHPVFVAPGTSPAIPITFVTASDWTATRDSLAAPARAFAEVAGFEPKAGRHLILPAADGQLAGVLFGLENGDAPFKDPFLPGSLPQLLPAGTYCFANVPHDLRLAALAFALGAYKFSRYRKADAKDVRLVVPEGADADDLTRIVEAVTLARDLVNTPANDMGPAELHEAARLLAEKHGAWLEAVVGENLLIQNFPLIHAVGRASTRPPRLIDLRWGDKTHPKVTLVGKGVCFDTGGLDLKPESAMLIMKKDMGGAAATLALAHMIMSRGLKVSLRVLIPAVENSVSGSAFRPLDIYPSRNGLNVEIGNTDAEGRLVLADALALADEDEPDLLIDMGTLTGAARVALGPELPPFYTNDAALASDIERCATSERDPVWRLPLWAPYNSMLDSKVADVNNVSASSFAGSITCALFLQRFVSKAKAWAHFDVYAWNPSTKPARPEGGECQAARALYALLSQRYG, via the coding sequence ATGCATCCCGTTTTCGTCGCGCCGGGGACTTCGCCGGCCATCCCAATCACTTTCGTGACCGCGTCCGACTGGACGGCAACAAGGGACAGCCTGGCGGCGCCAGCCCGCGCCTTTGCAGAGGTCGCGGGCTTCGAGCCCAAGGCCGGACGCCATCTGATTTTGCCGGCGGCGGATGGACAACTGGCGGGCGTCCTGTTCGGCCTGGAAAACGGCGATGCGCCGTTCAAGGATCCGTTCCTGCCCGGCAGCCTGCCGCAGCTTCTCCCGGCTGGCACCTATTGCTTCGCCAACGTCCCGCATGACCTGCGGCTCGCCGCGCTCGCCTTTGCCCTCGGCGCCTATAAATTCTCCCGCTACCGCAAGGCCGATGCCAAGGACGTCAGGCTCGTCGTTCCTGAAGGCGCCGATGCTGATGATCTCACACGCATCGTCGAAGCCGTCACCTTGGCGCGTGATCTCGTCAACACGCCGGCCAACGACATGGGCCCTGCCGAGTTGCATGAAGCGGCGCGGCTGCTCGCGGAAAAGCACGGGGCCTGGCTGGAAGCCGTGGTCGGCGAAAATCTGCTGATCCAGAATTTCCCGCTCATTCATGCAGTCGGCCGCGCCTCGACCCGGCCGCCGCGCCTGATCGATCTGCGCTGGGGCGACAAGACACATCCGAAGGTGACACTGGTCGGCAAGGGCGTGTGTTTCGATACCGGCGGTCTCGACCTGAAGCCGGAAAGCGCCATGCTGATCATGAAGAAGGACATGGGCGGCGCGGCGGCGACACTCGCGCTCGCACACATGATCATGAGCCGCGGCCTGAAAGTCTCGCTGCGCGTGCTCATTCCGGCGGTGGAGAATTCGGTGTCGGGCTCCGCCTTCCGACCGCTCGATATCTATCCCTCACGCAACGGACTGAATGTGGAGATTGGCAATACCGACGCGGAAGGACGGCTGGTGCTCGCCGATGCGCTGGCACTCGCCGATGAGGATGAACCCGATCTTCTGATCGACATGGGCACGCTCACCGGTGCGGCGCGCGTCGCGCTCGGTCCGGAATTGCCGCCTTTCTACACCAATGATGCGGCGCTCGCGTCCGATATCGAGCGTTGCGCAACAAGCGAGCGCGACCCGGTATGGCGCCTGCCGCTCTGGGCGCCTTACAATTCCATGCTCGATTCGAAAGTCGCGGATGTGAACAATGTGTCCGCGTCGAGCTTTGCCGGCTCGATCACCTGCGCGCTGTTCCTGCAGCGCTTCGTCTCAAAAGCGAAAGCCTGGGCGCATTTCGACGTCTATGCCTGGAACCCGTCGACCAAGCCGGCGCGGCCGGAAGGCGGCGAATGCCAGGCGGCGCGTGCGCTCTATGCGCTGCTGTCGCAGCGCTACGGCTGA
- a CDS encoding tetratricopeptide repeat protein: MRLPSSRHRLLVMSAVFAALALSACKTTNTETTGSVASAPRTETDWRRDADIWGERYRQNQRDPEAAVRYAQALRATGQRTQAAAVLEQAAIYNPKNTTVLGAYGRALADTGAFQQALDVLSRAHTPDQPDWRVLSAQGAVLDQMGRHQEAQRHYSAALKIMPDEPSVLSNLGLSYALSKNLRQAEETLRRANAQKGAEPRVRQNLALVVGLQGRFAEAESIARGELSPDEAAANVAYLRQMLAEEKERGGRKQPGRALRQAASS; encoded by the coding sequence ATGCGCTTGCCCTCGAGCCGCCATCGCCTTCTGGTCATGTCCGCTGTGTTCGCCGCGCTGGCGCTGTCGGCCTGCAAGACCACCAACACCGAGACGACGGGTTCGGTCGCCTCCGCGCCGCGCACGGAAACCGACTGGCGGCGCGACGCCGACATCTGGGGTGAGCGCTACCGGCAAAATCAGCGCGATCCGGAAGCCGCGGTCCGCTACGCGCAGGCGCTGCGCGCCACCGGCCAGCGGACGCAGGCCGCAGCCGTGCTGGAGCAGGCCGCAATCTACAATCCAAAAAACACGACCGTGCTCGGCGCCTATGGCCGGGCGCTGGCCGACACCGGCGCCTTCCAGCAGGCGTTGGACGTCCTCAGCCGCGCACATACGCCGGACCAGCCGGACTGGCGCGTGCTTTCCGCGCAAGGCGCGGTGCTCGATCAGATGGGCCGGCATCAGGAAGCGCAGCGTCACTACTCGGCGGCGCTCAAGATCATGCCGGACGAGCCGTCGGTCCTGTCCAATCTCGGCCTGTCCTATGCGCTGTCGAAAAACCTGCGCCAGGCGGAAGAAACATTGCGCCGCGCCAATGCGCAGAAGGGTGCGGAGCCGCGGGTCCGGCAGAATCTCGCACTGGTGGTGGGCCTGCAGGGGCGCTTCGCCGAAGCGGAATCCATTGCCCGCGGCGAGCTCTCTCCCGACGAAGCGGCTGCCAATGTCGCCTATCTGCGTCAGATGCTCGCCGAGGAGAAGGAGCGTGGCGGCCGCAAGCAACCGGGCCGCGCGCTGCGTCAGGCGGCAAGCTCGTAA
- a CDS encoding type II secretion system F family protein, with protein MIQFITEIMQNQKLLAMIFAAIAAGATVITLAMPLLASDPLPKRMKQVAIEREKIRQRERERMARGEKISLRQSPKQYMQHAVERFNLRKWVGQEEARLKLIQAGYRGEAPYITYLFFRMVTPSVMLLVSIIYVFLILKLDYPPAIKIGICILATYIGIHLPWLYLKNKIQKRQLSIRRAFPDALDLLLICVESGMSIEAAFNKVSNEIGSQSVALAEELTLTTAELSYLQDRRQAYDNLAKRTDLEGVKSICVALQQAERYGTPLGQTLRVLSQENRDMRMTEAEKKAAGLPPKLTVPMIVFFLPVLFIVILGPAAIRVMGL; from the coding sequence ATGATCCAGTTCATCACCGAGATCATGCAGAACCAGAAGCTGCTGGCGATGATCTTCGCCGCGATCGCGGCCGGCGCGACCGTCATTACACTGGCCATGCCGCTTCTGGCGTCAGACCCCTTGCCGAAACGCATGAAGCAGGTCGCGATCGAGCGGGAGAAAATCCGTCAGCGCGAACGCGAACGCATGGCGCGCGGAGAAAAAATTTCGCTTCGCCAATCGCCCAAGCAATACATGCAGCATGCGGTCGAGCGCTTCAACCTGAGAAAATGGGTCGGGCAGGAGGAAGCGCGCCTGAAACTCATCCAGGCCGGCTATCGCGGCGAGGCGCCCTACATCACCTATCTGTTCTTCCGCATGGTGACGCCGTCGGTCATGCTGCTGGTGTCGATCATCTATGTCTTCCTCATTCTCAAGCTCGATTACCCCCCGGCGATCAAAATCGGCATCTGCATTCTGGCGACCTATATCGGCATCCATCTGCCCTGGCTTTACCTGAAGAACAAGATCCAGAAGCGCCAGCTCTCGATCCGGCGCGCCTTTCCCGATGCGCTCGACCTGCTCCTGATCTGCGTCGAATCCGGTATGTCGATCGAGGCCGCCTTCAACAAGGTAAGCAACGAAATCGGCTCGCAGTCGGTCGCGCTGGCCGAAGAGTTGACGCTGACCACCGCCGAATTGTCCTATCTCCAGGATCGCCGGCAGGCCTATGACAATCTGGCGAAGCGCACCGACCTTGAAGGGGTGAAATCGATCTGCGTCGCATTGCAGCAGGCCGAACGTTACGGCACGCCGCTCGGACAGACGCTGCGCGTGCTGTCGCAGGAAAATCGCGACATGCGCATGACCGAAGCGGAAAAAAAGGCCGCCGGCCTGCCGCCGAAGCTGACGGTGCCGATGATCGTGTTCTTCCTGCCGGTCCTGTTCATCGTCATTCTCGGGCCGGCGGCGATCCGCGTGATGGGACTCTGA
- a CDS encoding CpaF family protein, translated as MPAPAPAQADTGRAPLPAAGLGAPLISPPLAPQRAAPPTAPAVATDTRRSEAYYEVKGTIFGALIEAIDLGQLARLDADSAREEIRDIVNEIIAIKNIVMSISEQEELLDDICNDVLGYGPLEPLLARDDIADIMVNGSNTVYIEVAGKIHRTGVRFRDNQQLLNICQRIVSQIGRRVDEASPICDARLPDGSRVNAIVPPLAIDGPALTIRKFKKDKLTLDQLVKFGSISPQGAEILQIIGRCRANTIVSGGTGSGKTTLLNCLTQFIDDDERIITCEDAAELQLQQPHVVRLETRPPNIEGEGQITMRDLVKNCLRMRPERIIVGEVRGPEAFDLLQAMNTGHDGSLGTLHANSPREALSRIESMITMGGYALPSRTIREMICSSVDVVIQAARLRDGSRRITHITEVMGMEGDVIITQDLFVYEIMGEDAHGNLIGRHRSTGIGRPRFWERARYYGEERRLAAALDASMIADEPFNT; from the coding sequence ATGCCCGCACCGGCGCCGGCCCAGGCCGATACCGGGCGCGCACCGCTGCCCGCCGCGGGCCTTGGCGCGCCGCTGATCTCGCCGCCGCTTGCGCCGCAACGCGCGGCGCCGCCCACGGCTCCGGCCGTGGCGACCGACACCCGCCGCTCCGAAGCCTATTATGAGGTGAAGGGAACGATTTTCGGCGCCCTGATCGAAGCGATCGATCTCGGCCAGTTGGCGCGGCTCGACGCCGATTCCGCGCGCGAGGAAATCCGCGACATCGTCAACGAGATTATCGCGATCAAGAATATCGTGATGTCGATCTCCGAGCAGGAGGAACTGCTCGACGATATCTGCAACGACGTGCTGGGCTACGGACCGCTGGAACCGCTGCTTGCGCGCGACGACATCGCCGACATCATGGTGAACGGGTCCAATACCGTTTACATCGAAGTCGCCGGCAAGATTCACCGGACCGGCGTCCGTTTCCGCGACAATCAGCAGCTTCTGAATATCTGCCAGCGCATCGTGAGCCAGATCGGCCGCCGCGTCGACGAGGCCTCGCCGATCTGCGACGCGCGCCTGCCCGACGGCTCACGCGTCAACGCCATCGTGCCGCCGCTGGCGATCGATGGTCCCGCGCTCACCATCCGCAAGTTCAAGAAGGACAAGCTCACCCTCGACCAGTTGGTGAAATTCGGCTCGATCTCGCCGCAGGGCGCCGAAATCCTGCAGATCATCGGTCGCTGCCGGGCCAACACCATCGTGTCCGGCGGCACCGGCTCCGGCAAGACCACGCTGCTCAACTGCCTCACGCAATTCATCGACGACGACGAGCGCATCATCACCTGCGAGGACGCGGCGGAACTGCAACTGCAGCAGCCGCATGTGGTGCGGCTGGAAACCCGCCCGCCCAATATCGAGGGCGAGGGTCAGATCACCATGCGCGACCTGGTCAAGAACTGCCTGCGCATGCGGCCCGAGCGTATCATCGTCGGCGAGGTGCGCGGTCCGGAAGCCTTCGACCTGCTGCAGGCGATGAATACCGGACACGACGGCTCGCTCGGCACGCTGCACGCCAACTCGCCGCGCGAGGCGCTGTCACGTATCGAATCGATGATCACCATGGGCGGCTACGCGCTGCCGTCCCGCACCATCCGCGAGATGATCTGCTCGTCGGTCGACGTCGTCATCCAGGCCGCGCGCCTGCGCGACGGCTCCCGTCGCATCACTCACATCACCGAGGTGATGGGCATGGAAGGCGACGTCATCATCACCCAGGACCTGTTCGTCTATGAGATTATGGGCGAGGACGCGCATGGCAATCTGATTGGCCGGCACCGCTCCACGGGCATCGGACGACCGCGTTTCTGGGAGCGCGCGCGCTATTACGGCGAGGAGCGCCGGCTGGCTGCGGCTCTCGATGCATCGATGATCGCCGACGAGCCGTTCAACACCTGA
- a CDS encoding AAA family ATPase translates to MMRHALQTAVPDGAPDTLPARDEHIAPAPRISIQAFCESVDTAAAVQAAGEDRRLGKAHLKIQMGGITAALEAYRAAPTPNVIVLEFASLPDNILDGLDSLAELCDAGTRVIVVGRHNDIVLYRELVRRGVSDYLISPVGTLDIVRAVCGLYSAPDAKPVGRVIAVVGAKGGVGASTVAHNIGWAIARDLSLDSVVTDLDLPFGTAGLDYNQDPPQGIADAVFSPERIDTAFVDRLLSKCSDNLSLLAAPATLERVYDFGAEAFDAIFDSLRASVPCIILDVPHQWTGWTQRTLLSADDILIVAAPDLANLRNAKNLVDFLKAARANDHRPFYILNQVGIPKRPEIKPADFAKALDDEPVAIIPFEPQIFGTAANNGQMIAEVAANHKVAETFRQLAQILTGRSEAKKSKASLFTPLLQKLRKRQS, encoded by the coding sequence ATGATGAGACACGCGCTTCAGACCGCCGTTCCCGACGGGGCGCCGGACACCCTTCCCGCCCGCGACGAACACATCGCGCCGGCGCCGCGCATCTCGATCCAGGCCTTCTGCGAGTCGGTGGATACCGCAGCCGCCGTGCAGGCAGCCGGCGAAGACCGCCGCCTCGGCAAAGCGCATCTGAAGATCCAGATGGGCGGCATCACCGCGGCGCTCGAGGCTTACCGCGCCGCGCCAACGCCGAATGTGATCGTGCTGGAATTTGCAAGCCTCCCGGACAATATCCTCGACGGACTGGATTCACTGGCGGAACTTTGCGACGCCGGAACAAGGGTCATCGTCGTTGGACGGCACAACGATATTGTTCTTTATCGCGAGCTCGTGCGCCGCGGCGTGAGCGATTATCTCATCTCGCCGGTCGGCACTCTGGACATTGTGCGCGCGGTTTGCGGATTGTATTCGGCGCCGGATGCGAAGCCGGTCGGCCGCGTGATCGCTGTGGTTGGCGCCAAGGGCGGCGTCGGCGCGTCGACCGTGGCCCACAATATCGGTTGGGCGATTGCGCGCGACCTGTCCCTCGATTCGGTTGTCACCGACCTCGATCTCCCCTTCGGCACCGCCGGCCTCGACTATAACCAGGATCCGCCGCAAGGCATCGCCGACGCGGTCTTCTCCCCCGAGCGCATCGACACCGCCTTCGTCGACCGCCTGCTGTCGAAATGCTCCGACAATCTCAGCCTGCTGGCGGCGCCGGCGACGCTCGAGCGCGTCTATGATTTCGGCGCCGAGGCGTTCGATGCGATCTTCGATTCGTTGCGCGCCAGCGTGCCCTGCATCATTCTGGACGTGCCGCATCAATGGACCGGCTGGACGCAGCGCACGCTTCTCTCTGCCGACGATATCCTGATCGTAGCTGCGCCCGATCTTGCCAATCTGCGCAATGCCAAGAACCTGGTCGATTTCCTGAAGGCGGCGCGGGCGAACGATCACCGCCCCTTCTACATCCTCAACCAGGTCGGCATTCCGAAGCGGCCGGAAATCAAGCCGGCCGATTTCGCGAAGGCGCTCGACGATGAGCCGGTCGCGATCATTCCGTTCGAGCCGCAGATTTTCGGCACCGCGGCCAATAACGGCCAGATGATCGCGGAGGTCGCAGCCAACCACAAGGTGGCGGAAACATTCCGGCAGCTCGCGCAAATCCTGACCGGGCGCTCGGAAGCCAAGAAATCCAAAGCCAGCCTGTTCACGCCGCTATTGCAGAAACTGCGCAAGCGGCAGAGTTGA
- a CDS encoding CpaD family pilus assembly protein has translation MTLSRSHLKSRSGLARKAARLLAAAGMTLAVSGCYVAKDTTASIPTDYRKRHPIAIKESDRTVEVFIGKSRGSLNAEQRADVLAFAHVWKREATGGMIIEVPAASPNEIAASQAVREIRSILAAAGVPGHAVVVRPYTHPDPTKLATVRLNFPRVSAEAGPCGLWPHDLGATMDTSYNQNRPYWNLGCANQRNLAAMVDNPADLVQPRGETGVYEARRSVALEKYRKGEEFSGKYPNAYEKAKLSDVGK, from the coding sequence ATGACTCTCTCACGTTCCCATCTGAAGAGCCGCAGCGGGCTCGCGCGCAAAGCCGCGCGGCTCCTGGCGGCCGCGGGAATGACGCTCGCCGTCTCCGGCTGCTATGTCGCGAAGGACACGACCGCAAGCATCCCGACCGACTACCGCAAGCGGCATCCCATCGCCATCAAGGAGAGCGACCGCACCGTCGAGGTCTTTATCGGCAAGAGCCGCGGCTCCCTGAACGCGGAACAGCGCGCCGACGTGCTGGCTTTCGCGCATGTGTGGAAACGTGAAGCGACCGGCGGCATGATCATCGAGGTGCCGGCGGCCTCCCCCAACGAGATCGCCGCCTCGCAGGCGGTGCGGGAAATCCGCTCGATCCTCGCCGCCGCGGGCGTGCCCGGCCATGCCGTGGTCGTACGCCCCTATACGCATCCCGATCCGACCAAACTGGCGACCGTGCGGCTGAATTTTCCGCGCGTGAGCGCCGAGGCAGGCCCGTGCGGGCTGTGGCCGCACGATCTCGGAGCAACCATGGACACCTCCTACAACCAGAACCGGCCGTACTGGAATCTCGGATGCGCCAACCAGCGCAATCTCGCGGCGATGGTCGACAACCCGGCCGATCTGGTCCAGCCGCGCGGAGAAACCGGCGTCTATGAGGCGCGGCGCTCCGTGGCGCTCGAGAAGTATCGCAAGGGCGAAGAATTCTCGGGCAAATATCCCAACGCCTATGAAAAAGCCAAACTGAGCGACGTCGGTAAATGA
- a CDS encoding type II and III secretion system protein family protein, translating to MLHRSLIRSVSLAALAAIGGIACADLSGAAEPRMPVIQVVGSELSSRQVSLGVGKAVVVDLPNDIKDVLVADPTIANAVVRSSRRAYMIGVKSGQTSIFFFDSEGRQIAGFDIAVTRDLNGLRAALKQMFPNSDIRADGLGDGVVLTGLAANQGEAQQAFDLATRLAGENKVINNINVRGRDQVMLKVTVAEVQRDVIKQLGINLNGSIGGGSSVVDFVTNNPFTAFGSDLSNSAIRGNFRGITATLRAMDRAGVIRTLAEPNLTAISGETATFIAGGEFPIPNGLSCDTTRSPPICQQQIDFKKFGVSLAFTPVVLSEGRISLKVMTEVSDLSSEGAISMTIPGSTTSTTIPSIRTRRAETVVEIPSGGALAMAGMIQESTKQQLNGLPGLMQLPILGSLFKSRDYVNRQTELMILVTPYVVRAVAQKDLSRPDDGFADAPDASSILLGRLNRIYGIQDKVDPRKIYHGNVGFILD from the coding sequence ATGCTGCATCGGTCGCTGATCCGAAGCGTGTCGCTGGCCGCGCTGGCTGCAATCGGCGGTATCGCATGCGCGGACCTGTCCGGCGCAGCCGAGCCGCGCATGCCGGTCATTCAAGTGGTCGGCAGCGAACTGAGCTCGCGGCAGGTGAGCCTCGGCGTCGGCAAGGCTGTCGTCGTCGATCTGCCGAATGACATCAAGGATGTCCTGGTCGCCGATCCCACTATCGCCAACGCCGTCGTTCGCTCCTCCCGCCGCGCCTACATGATCGGCGTGAAGTCGGGGCAAACCAGCATCTTCTTCTTCGACAGCGAGGGGCGGCAGATCGCCGGCTTCGACATCGCCGTCACCCGCGACCTCAACGGCCTGCGCGCCGCGCTGAAGCAGATGTTCCCGAATTCCGATATCCGCGCCGATGGGCTTGGCGACGGCGTTGTGCTGACAGGGCTTGCGGCCAACCAGGGTGAAGCGCAGCAAGCCTTCGATCTCGCGACACGACTCGCCGGCGAAAACAAGGTCATCAACAACATCAACGTGCGCGGACGCGACCAGGTCATGCTGAAAGTGACGGTTGCCGAGGTGCAACGCGATGTCATCAAGCAGCTCGGTATCAACCTGAACGGCAGCATCGGCGGCGGCTCCTCCGTTGTTGACTTTGTCACCAACAATCCCTTCACTGCCTTTGGCTCAGACCTCAGCAATTCCGCCATCAGGGGCAATTTCCGCGGCATCACGGCCACGCTGCGGGCGATGGATCGCGCCGGCGTGATCCGGACGCTCGCAGAACCTAACCTGACCGCGATCTCGGGAGAGACGGCGACCTTCATCGCCGGCGGCGAATTTCCCATTCCGAATGGCCTGAGCTGCGACACCACTAGATCGCCGCCCATCTGCCAGCAGCAGATCGATTTCAAGAAATTCGGCGTCAGCCTGGCCTTCACGCCGGTCGTGCTTTCCGAGGGCCGCATCAGCCTGAAGGTGATGACGGAGGTTTCCGATCTGTCGAGCGAGGGCGCGATTTCCATGACCATTCCGGGATCGACGACCTCCACAACGATCCCCTCGATCCGCACCCGGCGCGCAGAAACCGTGGTCGAAATCCCCTCCGGCGGCGCTTTGGCGATGGCTGGCATGATCCAGGAGTCGACCAAGCAGCAGCTCAACGGCCTTCCCGGCCTGATGCAACTGCCGATCCTCGGTTCGCTGTTCAAGAGCCGCGACTACGTCAACCGTCAGACCGAGTTGATGATCCTGGTGACGCCGTATGTGGTCCGCGCGGTGGCGCAGAAGGATCTCTCGCGCCCCGACGACGGCTTTGCCGACGCGCCGGATGCCTCGAGCATCCTGCTCGGACGGCTGAACAGGATCTACGGCATCCAGGACAAGGTCGATCCGCGGAAAATCTATCACGGCAATGTCGGCTTCATTCTCGACTGA
- the cpaB gene encoding Flp pilus assembly protein CpaB: MKAARLVVLGVAVAAGGLAALLAGRGGEKPAPQPEKPVAQLETTDILVAKSDIGAGMPVSAQDLEWKIWPTASAGPHFIRKSDRPNAIEDLSKSYARAAFVAGEPIQESRLIKAGQSGYMAAILPSGMRAVSTEIKPETGAGGFIIPGDHVDVILYRRDKEAEKASSTEAHISETILRNVRVLAIDQTVEDKNGQKVVVGKTATLELSPGQAETLVLAQQIGVVALALRSIVDTARTAATEDTSSSRNEIKVIRYGVSTTKMTK, translated from the coding sequence ATGAAAGCCGCGCGCCTTGTAGTGCTGGGTGTGGCCGTTGCCGCCGGAGGTCTGGCCGCGCTGCTGGCCGGCCGGGGCGGCGAGAAGCCGGCTCCGCAGCCGGAAAAGCCGGTCGCCCAGCTCGAGACCACCGATATCCTGGTGGCGAAATCCGATATCGGCGCCGGTATGCCCGTTTCGGCGCAAGATCTTGAATGGAAAATCTGGCCGACCGCTTCGGCCGGGCCGCACTTCATCCGCAAGTCCGACCGGCCCAACGCCATCGAGGACTTGTCAAAATCCTATGCCCGCGCGGCCTTCGTCGCCGGCGAGCCGATCCAGGAATCGCGCCTGATCAAGGCCGGCCAGTCCGGCTACATGGCCGCGATCCTGCCCTCGGGCATGCGCGCGGTGTCGACCGAAATCAAGCCGGAGACCGGCGCCGGCGGCTTCATCATTCCCGGCGATCATGTCGACGTGATCCTCTACCGGCGCGACAAGGAGGCCGAGAAGGCCTCCAGCACGGAAGCGCATATCAGCGAGACCATTCTCAGGAATGTCCGCGTGCTCGCCATCGACCAGACGGTCGAGGACAAGAACGGGCAGAAGGTCGTCGTCGGCAAGACTGCCACCCTCGAATTGTCGCCGGGCCAGGCCGAAACCCTGGTGCTGGCGCAGCAGATCGGCGTCGTGGCGCTGGCTTTGCGCAGCATCGTCGACACCGCCAGGACGGCCGCTACCGAGGATACCTCATCGTCGCGCAACGAGATCAAAGTGATCCGCTACGGCGTGTCCACCACCAAGATGACGAAGTGA